A genome region from Phycisphaeraceae bacterium includes the following:
- a CDS encoding LptF/LptG family permease, which yields MPLILYRHLLAELLKVFLLTTTVIVVVIAFGSAIKPLAENLLGPAATAKYIALATVPMLQFAIPFAGGFAATIVFHRFATDNEIVAMACCGLSYRRILIPVAAFGVILLAVVFWLVNFAVPHFWTLLKEIITKDATVVLAASIERGEAVSPDGKLSIFADGMRLVLVSPASGVEKRMVLFGVAAIQSDERRRPVTEFTAESATVDLYRIGRETWMKLAMSNATVFRASEGTVAIVPRALPDAVRIDRGFVRTPKYLSLPELVELRRTVDRRGEDFDARRPVDLLLTKIDGWSCLGRLLSGGGRATFVDEANRREYLVDGGVVAGSGISPRDQSPIVVTEYERGVATRRALTQRIDLFFDDELPPEQAPRFDMAVSQPEVIDLRSSEMARMRWPQRIIGVEVRTCGARDWSSLGNEDAAAMVAEVSPDNPGPAEDLAAQGAVAARDLRRAVRRTQEDILSQLSQRFFQAASAPLLLLLGAILATWKRHSLPLSIYLLSFIPAVANILLLASGQQLMRSGQVQGGFIMMLAGTVVLAIIGIVGYRRLSRN from the coding sequence ATGCCGCTGATCCTGTATCGCCATCTCCTCGCGGAGCTTCTCAAGGTGTTCCTGCTGACGACCACCGTGATCGTGGTGGTCATCGCGTTCGGATCGGCCATCAAGCCGCTTGCGGAGAACTTGCTCGGACCTGCGGCGACGGCCAAGTACATCGCGCTGGCCACGGTGCCGATGCTCCAGTTCGCGATTCCCTTCGCGGGCGGCTTCGCGGCCACCATCGTCTTCCACCGCTTCGCGACCGACAACGAGATCGTGGCGATGGCGTGCTGCGGCCTCTCCTATCGGCGCATCCTGATTCCGGTTGCGGCGTTCGGCGTGATCCTGCTCGCCGTCGTCTTCTGGCTGGTGAACTTCGCGGTTCCGCACTTCTGGACGCTGCTGAAGGAGATCATCACCAAGGACGCGACCGTCGTGCTCGCCGCGTCGATCGAGCGCGGCGAGGCGGTCTCCCCCGACGGAAAGCTCTCGATCTTCGCCGACGGCATGCGGCTCGTTCTCGTGTCGCCCGCCTCCGGTGTCGAGAAGCGCATGGTGCTCTTCGGAGTGGCGGCCATCCAGAGCGACGAGCGACGGCGACCGGTCACCGAGTTCACCGCCGAGAGCGCCACGGTCGACCTCTACCGGATCGGCCGCGAGACATGGATGAAGCTCGCGATGTCGAATGCCACCGTCTTCAGGGCGAGTGAAGGCACGGTGGCGATTGTGCCCCGGGCGCTGCCGGATGCGGTTCGCATCGATCGAGGCTTCGTGCGCACGCCGAAGTACCTCTCCCTGCCGGAGCTCGTTGAACTTCGACGCACGGTGGATCGCCGCGGCGAGGATTTTGACGCGCGGCGCCCGGTTGACCTGCTCCTGACCAAGATCGACGGGTGGTCATGCCTTGGAAGGCTGCTCTCGGGAGGCGGCCGCGCGACCTTCGTTGATGAGGCGAATCGGCGCGAGTACCTGGTTGATGGCGGCGTCGTGGCCGGCAGTGGCATCTCTCCGCGCGACCAGTCGCCGATCGTGGTGACGGAGTACGAGCGCGGCGTCGCCACGAGGCGGGCGCTGACCCAGCGCATCGATCTCTTCTTCGACGATGAGCTACCCCCGGAACAGGCGCCACGATTCGACATGGCCGTTTCCCAGCCGGAGGTGATCGACCTGCGCTCTTCGGAGATGGCACGCATGCGCTGGCCGCAGCGCATCATCGGAGTCGAGGTCCGGACCTGCGGGGCGAGGGATTGGAGTTCGCTCGGCAACGAGGATGCCGCGGCCATGGTGGCGGAAGTGTCGCCCGACAACCCGGGGCCAGCGGAGGACCTGGCGGCCCAGGGCGCTGTCGCCGCGCGCGACCTGCGCCGGGCCGTTCGTCGCACGCAGGAGGACATCCTCTCGCAACTCTCGCAGCGCTTCTTCCAGGCGGCGAGTGCGCCGCTGCTTCTGCTGCTCGGGGCGATTCTGGCGACTTGGAAGCGCCACAGCCTTCCGCTCTCGATCTACCTGCTCAGCTTCATTCCGGCGGTGGCGAACATTCTGCTCCTTGCAAGCGGTCAGCAGCTCATGCGCAGCGGACAGGTTCAGGGGGGCTTCATCATGATGCTTGCGGGAACCGTGGTGCTCGCGATCATCGGCATCGTGGGATACCGGAGGCTGTCGAGGAACTGA
- a CDS encoding LptF/LptG family permease, translating to MFRRAFLLRPPLLDAHVVSRFLANFVLLFALLFVFAISVDVIVQAETFLDAATAAVRDGRAGNRVTGVIAVVLDFHGPRVFQFYQYMLGLVAIGAMGFTCAQMHRFRELTAVMAAGISLRRIAIAILLAAVGLNVLQAINQELILPRLAPMLVRDHRDLQRAGTQSFPVTLTRDGENNLFSAALFDPNSGEAEGLLVIERNERGAALRRVQAERATYDPARRGWLLSDGKAIGRGLNPDGEIGSAGSEAVFMQPVDFVASQITPKMIVVRRFRLYSQMLDYRQVQLMGEQGGADDGTVVRLTLARFAGPMANLLVLAVSIPFFLLREPRPLLMQSVKASAVAVPAMLTALIFLTVPFEDLPAAASVALPIAVLMPAAAWRLAYLRT from the coding sequence ATGTTTCGCCGAGCCTTCCTCCTTCGACCGCCGCTCTTGGACGCCCATGTGGTGTCGCGCTTTCTCGCGAACTTCGTCCTGCTGTTTGCGCTCCTCTTTGTCTTTGCGATCTCGGTCGATGTGATCGTGCAGGCGGAGACCTTCCTCGATGCGGCGACCGCTGCGGTGCGCGACGGCCGCGCGGGCAATCGCGTGACCGGGGTGATCGCGGTCGTCCTCGACTTCCACGGTCCTCGCGTCTTCCAGTTCTATCAGTACATGCTGGGGTTGGTCGCGATCGGTGCCATGGGCTTCACCTGTGCCCAGATGCATCGCTTCCGGGAGCTGACCGCGGTCATGGCGGCGGGCATCAGCTTGCGGCGCATTGCCATTGCCATCCTGCTCGCGGCGGTGGGGTTGAATGTGCTTCAGGCGATCAACCAGGAGCTCATTCTGCCTCGCCTGGCGCCGATGCTGGTGCGTGATCATCGAGATCTTCAGCGCGCCGGAACCCAATCCTTCCCCGTGACGCTCACGCGCGACGGTGAGAACAACCTCTTCTCGGCGGCACTCTTTGATCCAAACTCGGGCGAGGCGGAGGGGCTGCTCGTGATCGAGCGCAACGAGCGCGGTGCGGCACTGCGACGCGTCCAGGCGGAGCGAGCCACCTACGACCCGGCGCGACGCGGCTGGCTGCTCAGCGACGGCAAGGCGATCGGTCGAGGTCTCAATCCCGATGGGGAGATCGGCAGCGCGGGCAGCGAGGCGGTGTTCATGCAGCCCGTCGACTTCGTCGCCTCGCAGATCACGCCCAAGATGATCGTGGTCCGGCGATTCCGGCTCTACTCGCAGATGCTCGACTATCGGCAGGTGCAACTGATGGGCGAACAGGGAGGTGCCGATGATGGCACCGTCGTGCGCCTGACGCTCGCCCGTTTCGCGGGCCCCATGGCGAACCTGCTCGTCCTGGCGGTGTCGATTCCATTTTTCCTGTTGCGCGAGCCAAGACCGCTGCTCATGCAGAGCGTGAAGGCCTCGGCGGTCGCGGTGCCTGCCATGCTGACGGCGCTGATCTTTCTGACGGTGCCGTTTGAAGACCTGCCGGCGGCGGCGAGCGTGGCGCTGCCCATCGCGGTCCTGATGCCCGCTGCCGCGTGGCGCCTGGCGTATCTGCGGACCTGA
- a CDS encoding peptidylprolyl isomerase translates to MTSNSGRRARSLTFMLFFGSLTFCTGCESPPRSPSASTSADSGRPASVPTADLNSEGAAPNSGPARRGSGASASDARPAVIWNEVVIEWSDLRPRLAERSGGTVLEEMLIDRRLEQVLSQRGITLSADAIAQEEQLLLQTLAPSRERAETLLRELRLAQGLGRQRWNDLLRRNAALRALIAEEVRVTDEAVIAALDAAHGPKRVCRIIAVPDVRTAESIGAQLAGGLSFADLAVERSTDRSAERGGLLAPISRLDPNYPQSFRSALWSLAPGQVSAPVLLDRAWVIIRLEREIPAEPAINDPGARERARMAVRRAQERLLMENYARSILRDTSNATIFDDALLESWRAVRVAAPTDARR, encoded by the coding sequence ATGACTTCAAACTCCGGGCGACGCGCCCGGTCCCTCACATTCATGCTCTTCTTCGGCTCGCTGACCTTCTGCACAGGGTGCGAGTCGCCGCCCCGGTCGCCCAGCGCTTCAACCTCCGCCGACTCCGGTCGGCCAGCCAGTGTGCCGACAGCCGACTTGAACAGCGAGGGAGCGGCGCCGAATTCCGGTCCAGCGCGCCGCGGCAGTGGCGCGAGCGCCTCGGATGCGCGACCCGCCGTCATCTGGAACGAGGTCGTCATCGAGTGGAGCGATCTGCGCCCTCGCCTCGCCGAGCGAAGCGGAGGCACGGTGCTCGAAGAGATGTTGATTGACCGAAGGCTCGAGCAAGTCCTCTCGCAACGGGGCATCACGCTTTCCGCCGACGCCATCGCGCAGGAGGAGCAGTTGCTGCTCCAGACGCTCGCCCCCTCGCGGGAACGGGCGGAGACGCTCCTTCGCGAGCTTCGACTTGCGCAAGGCCTCGGGCGGCAGCGATGGAACGACCTCCTACGCCGCAATGCCGCGCTCCGGGCGCTCATCGCCGAGGAGGTGCGGGTCACTGATGAAGCCGTCATCGCGGCACTCGACGCCGCGCATGGCCCCAAGCGTGTCTGCCGGATCATCGCGGTACCCGATGTGCGCACGGCCGAATCGATCGGGGCGCAACTCGCGGGAGGCCTTTCCTTCGCCGATCTCGCCGTCGAGCGCTCCACCGATCGCTCCGCGGAACGCGGCGGGCTGCTCGCGCCCATCAGTCGCCTCGATCCCAACTATCCCCAGAGCTTCAGAAGCGCACTCTGGTCACTGGCCCCGGGGCAGGTCTCCGCGCCGGTGCTTCTCGACCGCGCGTGGGTCATCATCCGACTGGAGCGAGAGATCCCCGCGGAGCCCGCCATCAACGATCCCGGCGCTCGCGAGCGCGCTCGCATGGCTGTTCGTCGGGCGCAGGAGCGGCTGCTGATGGAGAACTACGCCCGTTCCATCCTGCGCGACACCAGCAACGCAACCATCTTCGATGACGCTCTCCTTGAAAGCTGGCGAGCCGTTCGTGTCGCCGCCCCCACCGACGCGCGGCGGTGA
- a CDS encoding flagellar basal body P-ring protein FlgI — translation MAKPHSRPHSAARIARSVLIRAPFLWLLLPAILALLGAAVAQGATVQELVRVKGHERNTLVGLGIVIGLNGTGDRNKDSLVAARPFAQYLKNLDASVGSLDELRRTDSFAVVQVSMSIPPMGAAEGDRFDVTVSSLFNAKSLAGGTLVVSMLRLPLPDASEIPVMAFAQGSVEIPGGNPRDGVVRSGGQMLRSVMGDPIQPDGSVLLILRDEFAGYPVASALTTVINEEMALLGERGVARTDDAKTIRLRVPQRDRADPSNFLARVLTFHVDGSLIRTPARVVVNEREGIIVVTDNVEIRPVAITHAGLQITTITPEPIGTPEFPVATTTRWAGVATNAAPGAPGSTRLADLLRTLDQLDISARDQIAIIYELRRSGALSAEIVSE, via the coding sequence ATGGCGAAACCACACTCCAGACCACATTCGGCCGCTCGGATCGCTCGAAGCGTCCTGATCAGGGCTCCCTTCCTCTGGCTTCTTCTTCCGGCAATCCTTGCGCTGCTCGGCGCAGCGGTTGCCCAAGGCGCCACCGTGCAGGAACTGGTGCGCGTGAAGGGCCATGAGCGAAACACGCTCGTCGGTCTCGGCATCGTGATCGGTCTCAACGGGACCGGCGATCGCAACAAGGACTCGCTGGTCGCCGCCCGTCCTTTCGCGCAGTACCTGAAGAACCTCGATGCCAGCGTCGGCAGTCTCGATGAGCTGCGCCGTACCGACTCCTTCGCGGTGGTGCAGGTGTCCATGTCGATTCCGCCGATGGGCGCTGCCGAAGGCGATCGATTCGATGTCACGGTCAGTTCGCTCTTCAACGCGAAGAGCCTTGCAGGCGGAACACTTGTCGTTTCGATGCTGCGCCTGCCGTTGCCCGATGCGAGTGAGATCCCGGTGATGGCCTTCGCGCAGGGCTCCGTCGAGATTCCCGGCGGCAATCCGCGCGACGGTGTCGTGCGAAGCGGAGGTCAGATGCTCCGCTCGGTCATGGGCGATCCGATCCAGCCCGATGGCTCGGTGCTTCTCATCTTGCGCGATGAATTCGCCGGCTATCCGGTGGCGAGCGCACTCACGACGGTCATCAACGAGGAGATGGCGCTCCTGGGCGAGCGCGGCGTGGCTCGCACCGATGATGCGAAGACGATTCGATTGCGCGTGCCGCAGCGCGACCGCGCGGATCCGTCGAACTTCCTGGCTCGCGTCCTCACCTTCCATGTCGATGGCTCGCTGATCCGCACGCCCGCGCGCGTCGTGGTCAATGAGCGCGAGGGCATCATCGTCGTCACCGACAATGTCGAGATCAGGCCGGTGGCGATCACCCATGCCGGTCTTCAGATCACGACGATCACGCCCGAACCGATCGGCACGCCCGAGTTCCCGGTGGCGACGACCACGCGTTGGGCGGGAGTCGCGACCAATGCGGCGCCAGGGGCACCCGGCAGCACGCGGCTTGCGGATCTGCTCCGCACGCTCGATCAGCTCGACATCTCGGCGCGGGATCAGATCGCCATCATCTATGAACTGCGCCGCTCGGGCGCTCTCTCGGCGGAGATCGTGAGCGAATGA
- the flgN gene encoding flagellar export chaperone FlgN, translating to MSRRPAAGATIATRPAATAESREVPNAIVSILSRELDQVRALREAITEERRAVEEADATRLRHAAELIRERSRELADLERARERASLALGVEAGAPLEHLLARLSAGGPEHEGATRIGALLRQEAAEVARAMAVVRRAAERLAAHLAGVRATVSSDGAGVYGRRGRLAAGEGPLAVDLRH from the coding sequence ATGAGCCGCCGTCCCGCAGCAGGCGCGACGATCGCGACGCGACCAGCCGCCACCGCCGAATCGCGCGAAGTGCCGAACGCGATCGTCTCCATTCTCTCCCGCGAACTCGACCAGGTTCGAGCCCTCCGCGAGGCGATCACGGAGGAGCGTCGGGCGGTCGAAGAGGCCGACGCAACGCGACTGCGACACGCTGCCGAGCTCATCCGCGAGCGCTCGCGCGAGCTGGCTGATCTCGAGCGCGCACGAGAGCGAGCATCGCTGGCGCTTGGCGTTGAAGCGGGTGCGCCGCTTGAACACCTGCTGGCGCGCCTGAGTGCAGGCGGTCCTGAGCATGAGGGTGCCACGCGAATCGGTGCGCTTCTTCGGCAGGAAGCGGCCGAAGTGGCGCGGGCCATGGCCGTGGTACGGCGTGCGGCGGAGCGGCTTGCCGCGCATCTGGCGGGCGTGCGGGCCACGGTGTCATCCGATGGCGCCGGGGTCTATGGGCGCCGCGGTCGACTGGCCGCAGGCGAAGGACCGCTTGCGGTGGATCTCCGTCACTAG
- the flgK gene encoding flagellar hook-associated protein FlgK has product MNLGTGFQIGASGLKAGQGAMHTAGHNMANAMTPGYRRQRIGMLPISGVPHLGIGHSGHGVRVSGLSRAIDMALLARLRHARADEAASLTAQQRFGTIEDLLASVAPGGVAGAVESFIDAWGSVAEAPSDPAIRGVIVQQGVGLAKQIRTLRQQLVQQRQEIDQSLQDAVNKVNQLLSSIEALSSQIAAAEAAGGAAPSLRDSRDLLVDELSTLLDLAVVDRPDGSLDLLIGSTPIMLSGTSLGVTLVQTAAGTGVATVTDGAPLVAGGAIGALLASRAEGVQTEIARLDELAQRLMQAVNRIHVAGRGLHGRTSMTSFLGIENAAIPIAQNPLPSPVTAGVIRIQFGPAGSENPSVIEIQVDPAVDSLQQIAALITGAAGSPIATVNGQNQLVIEVPPGETFSILEDQTGLFTAIQFGAFFTGLSAADIDVDAALVNDPLLLSVALGEDDTAVAAAMLKLRTTTIDALNATLGDWWRLGDASLSARVAALSSGAEAAAIVRLGLQSQEQAISGVNLDEEAMNLIAAQGQYEAAARYISALQQALDTLLRMAAR; this is encoded by the coding sequence ATGAACCTCGGCACTGGATTCCAGATCGGCGCATCGGGCCTCAAGGCGGGGCAGGGGGCGATGCACACGGCGGGCCACAACATGGCGAACGCCATGACGCCGGGCTATCGCCGCCAGCGGATCGGCATGCTGCCGATCTCGGGCGTCCCGCACCTCGGTATCGGGCACAGTGGTCATGGCGTGCGGGTAAGTGGCCTCTCGCGAGCGATCGACATGGCGCTCCTCGCTCGCCTTCGCCATGCGCGCGCCGATGAAGCCGCATCGCTCACAGCGCAGCAGCGCTTCGGCACCATTGAGGATCTCCTCGCCTCCGTTGCGCCGGGTGGCGTCGCGGGCGCCGTCGAGTCATTCATCGACGCATGGGGTAGTGTCGCCGAAGCACCCTCCGACCCGGCCATCCGCGGCGTGATCGTGCAGCAGGGAGTCGGTCTCGCCAAGCAGATCCGGACGCTTCGCCAGCAACTTGTGCAACAGCGCCAGGAGATCGATCAGTCGCTCCAGGATGCCGTAAACAAGGTGAACCAGTTGCTGAGCTCGATCGAGGCGCTCTCGAGCCAGATTGCCGCGGCGGAAGCGGCGGGTGGCGCGGCGCCTTCCCTGCGCGATTCGCGCGACCTGCTCGTGGATGAGCTCTCGACACTCCTCGACCTTGCCGTGGTCGATCGCCCCGACGGCTCGCTTGATCTGCTCATCGGAAGCACACCGATCATGCTCTCGGGAACATCGCTCGGCGTCACGCTCGTTCAGACTGCGGCGGGCACCGGAGTGGCCACGGTGACCGATGGTGCACCGCTCGTGGCCGGAGGCGCGATCGGCGCTCTGCTTGCGAGCCGTGCTGAAGGGGTGCAGACGGAGATCGCGCGCCTCGACGAACTTGCTCAACGCCTCATGCAGGCGGTCAACCGAATCCATGTCGCCGGTCGCGGTCTGCATGGCAGGACCTCGATGACGAGCTTCCTCGGCATCGAGAACGCGGCGATCCCGATTGCGCAGAATCCGCTGCCGTCGCCGGTGACGGCGGGCGTCATCCGAATCCAATTCGGCCCGGCGGGCAGCGAGAACCCCTCGGTCATCGAGATCCAAGTGGATCCGGCGGTCGATTCGCTCCAGCAAATCGCCGCATTGATCACCGGTGCTGCCGGCTCGCCGATCGCCACCGTGAATGGGCAGAACCAGTTGGTCATCGAGGTGCCGCCGGGTGAGACCTTCTCGATTCTCGAAGATCAGACGGGGCTCTTCACCGCCATTCAGTTCGGCGCCTTCTTCACGGGGCTCTCGGCTGCTGACATCGATGTCGATGCGGCGCTCGTCAATGACCCGCTCCTTCTCTCGGTGGCGCTTGGCGAGGATGACACGGCCGTGGCCGCCGCGATGCTCAAGCTTCGGACCACGACGATTGATGCGCTCAACGCCACGCTCGGCGACTGGTGGCGCCTGGGCGATGCGTCGCTTTCGGCCCGCGTGGCAGCGCTCAGCAGCGGGGCCGAGGCGGCGGCGATCGTGCGCCTCGGTCTCCAGTCGCAGGAGCAGGCGATTTCGGGCGTCAACCTCGACGAGGAGGCAATGAACCTCATCGCCGCGCAGGGGCAGTATGAAGCGGCGGCACGCTACATCTCGGCGCTGCAGCAGGCGCTTGACACGCTGCTGCGCATGGCCGCGCGGTGA
- the fliW gene encoding flagellar assembly protein FliW, which produces MILQTTRFGAVEVDEGRLIDFPGGLLGFANARRFALLQPDARGVFFWLQSTENPDLAFVVTDPALWADDFAAPLRPEQVSEIGLNDPSEAQTFVIVNRRGAVLTANMQGPLVISAVTRRGVQVVLAERRWSTRHELVRLEGAQVVGA; this is translated from the coding sequence ATGATCTTGCAGACCACACGCTTCGGCGCCGTTGAAGTTGACGAGGGACGACTCATCGACTTCCCCGGCGGATTGCTCGGCTTCGCGAACGCCCGTCGATTCGCGCTCCTTCAGCCCGATGCGCGCGGCGTCTTCTTCTGGCTCCAGAGCACGGAGAACCCCGACCTCGCCTTCGTCGTCACCGATCCGGCGCTCTGGGCCGACGACTTCGCTGCTCCGCTTCGGCCTGAGCAGGTGAGCGAGATCGGCCTGAACGATCCATCGGAGGCGCAGACCTTCGTCATTGTGAATCGTCGCGGCGCGGTCCTGACGGCCAACATGCAGGGGCCCCTGGTGATCAGCGCGGTGACGCGACGGGGCGTGCAGGTCGTGCTTGCCGAGCGCCGCTGGTCGACGCGCCACGAGCTCGTGCGGCTTGAAGGGGCACAGGTGGTGGGAGCCTGA
- the csrA gene encoding carbon storage regulator CsrA: MLVLSRHIDESIMIGDEVELTIVDIRGDKVRIGINAPASVAVHRKEVYEAIRQENEHAARFRGTLDSMPIPPKTGVQGQRGARLASEKHPPRRESA; this comes from the coding sequence ATGCTGGTGCTCTCTCGGCACATCGATGAATCGATCATGATCGGCGACGAGGTGGAACTCACCATCGTCGACATTCGCGGGGACAAGGTGAGGATCGGAATCAACGCACCCGCCAGCGTGGCGGTCCATCGCAAGGAGGTCTACGAGGCGATCAGGCAGGAGAACGAGCATGCGGCGCGCTTCCGCGGCACGCTTGATTCGATGCCGATTCCGCCGAAGACCGGCGTGCAGGGGCAGCGCGGTGCCCGTCTTGCTTCGGAGAAGCACCCGCCACGGCGCGAGAGCGCCTGA